The Raphanus sativus cultivar WK10039 chromosome 2, ASM80110v3, whole genome shotgun sequence DNA segment GAGAAAGATGACTTCGTCAACAGCTTCTCCGGTCGCTTCTTCTCCGATTCTCTTGTCGCCGATTAAGATTGGAAGGGAAACAAGCGACGTTGCTTCTGTCGCTTAATCAAGCGCCGTTGTTTAAGgtaattgatatttttctttttttttttaattctaataaCCCTAAGCGACGGCTTAAGCAACCGCGTTAAGGATGCTCTAACTTAATCGACCAAAACCAAACAccgaaaaaacaaattaaatcatttatatatttctataataaaatCATCTGGAGGctgattttattcaaatttaaaaataaaaaccgaCGAGAAGCAAACATacaaattatttacaaaacGTTCGGCGTCCCCGTTTTAAACATTTTCGCGTTTTGGAGTAATTCGCCGTCTTTAATTTTATAGACGCAACCGTCCCAATCAAATTCTTAATCATTATATTTAATCACCGCCGCTTCTCCTCAACGAAACCATCACCCGCGACAACGACGTCAGCGTCCCACCAAGTCTCACCGTCAGACTCCGTCAACGCACCGTTAAACTTCCTCAAATCTCCCACGGCGATTTTCCCGCTGACGTCATCCCTGACGTATAGCTTCTCTACGCCGCCGACGTCAACTCCGACTATATTCCCGAGAAACCTCCCCGGCTGCCTCCACTCCGCCAGCAACGCCGGCATCCGAAAACCAACGCGTGGATCACACGCCTCCACTTTAACGGCGTCTCTGCCTTTCTTCTCCGCCGTCAAGAAAAACGACGCCGGCGAGGAGGAGCAGTTCTTGAAAAACGACGCCACCACATTGCTCCGTTGATCTCCTCCGTCGTCTATATCTAAATGATCCCAAAGCTTCACGACACCGCTCGACCCGATCCCACCGAGATCCGGCCACGAGAACAAATCTCCGAAACTACCTTTGAAACATCCGAAATTACCGTTTTGCCCCTGGTCGTCATTACTGTAATAATCAGACCCTTTCACGCGGAAGCCTCCGTTGACCCATCCCTTATTATAGATAAAGTCAACGTCTttctcatcttcatcatcatcttcttgatcatcttcgtcttcttcgttGTCTGAAGAGACAGAGGAGGAACAGGAAATGTCGGAGTCGCTGTCGTAATCATCGAAAAGAGTTGGTGGAGATATCGAGACATCGATTTTTCGTAACCTAGTAACAACTAAACTCTTGAGTCTTGTAATGAAATTTGTGAAATAAGCTAAAAAGGCGATAATCAAAGCTCCCCATTTCCAGAAACCGTAGGCTTGGTGTAGCTTTCCGATACCGGAAACAGCGACGGATCTAGAGAGGAACGACGGGTCGTTAATTGAGCTCATGCCCACTTCGAAATCTCTTATTATATTAATCATCGGAACCTCCATGGCTtctagagaaaacaaaaaaaaaaagaattaataacGTTTGGTTTTGTTAGAAAATGGTTGAGAGGGGAAAGAAGAAGAGGGTTGAATGCAAGAGAGGAAGTAAGTCTtataaagagagagatgaggagCAAAAGGTAACTAGCGGATGAGCGTGAGAGTTTCGTGGAGACACGTATGAAAAAAGTGAGAAAGATAAGGTAACAATCGCAATGAGttgttgacagaaaaaaaaaaaaaaacaatcgcAATGAGTTAACATGTGCCAGATGGATTCTATGTGTCTATCATTAAAGTGTGTAGAACTATTATCTCTCTGCAccacaataaaaaaacaaattttcttgttttttcggtgttattttagtaattaaaacCATAAATACACAAGTAGTTCGAACCACCTACCAGGCTACCACAATATAGCTTTACTAGGTggtttgcccgcacatgcgggcataattttattttaaacttttaataattcacaattataataatagattattatttatgttatcaaaaatttaattaaacatcattttaaaaaataaaagataataaatttaaatttgaaataatacaaattattttggcctaataaaagataattcttacatatattaagttgttatctaaagaaaatattttacgtattattaatagttatttaaagataatattttattgaatatatagttatagttatttttgacaatattaatttataatctaatataacatataaatataatattattaacctcaaattaacttaaaattcgttttttgaatttaaattttttaaaaatattactttcagataacaacacaatatatataaaaattatctttataattttgacaatattaatttataatctaatataacatataaatataatattattgacaaaatttcgtttttaattatataataaattatatataaaatcattaagggTAGCATCGTATTTAGCCACTCTAAATTTTAACGTTGGAGCTCCATTGcgaaataataaattatatataaaatcactaAGGGTAGCATCGTATTTagccactctaacttttaacgtgggagctccattgcgaaaaatcacttcgcaaataatagtatagatatcatGATAAGTTATTGGTTATgatctttaagtttttaatagaatatcaaattatttatatatgaaatttatgtatcaaaatatatatattcattatttcgttaatttcttgaaagctttcatatatatagtagaaatattttcactatatatttttgcaactaattttatttatgattgaaagatattcttttagatgataatatatatatatatatatataatatagaaatcattttttaatctttactaaaaatattcttg contains these protein-coding regions:
- the LOC108819622 gene encoding uncharacterized protein LOC108819622, with the translated sequence MEVPMINIIRDFEVGMSSINDPSFLSRSVAVSGIGKLHQAYGFWKWGALIIAFLAYFTNFITRLKSLVVTRLRKIDVSISPPTLFDDYDSDSDISCSSSVSSDNEEDEDDQEDDDEDEKDVDFIYNKGWVNGGFRVKGSDYYSNDDQGQNGNFGCFKGSFGDLFSWPDLGGIGSSGVVKLWDHLDIDDGGDQRSNVVASFFKNCSSSPASFFLTAEKKGRDAVKVEACDPRVGFRMPALLAEWRQPGRFLGNIVGVDVGGVEKLYVRDDVSGKIAVGDLRKFNGALTESDGETWWDADVVVAGDGFVEEKRR